The window CGTGCTTGCAGGTTGCGATAGTGTCGCTGCTCTGCGATGCGCCCGGCGATGTAACCCAGTACAAGCAGCAACAACGGGGACAGGAAGTAGCCCAGCGCCTGAGCAAGGGTCACTCCTCCTCCACGACGATAGCAGTGCCGTAGGCGAGGATCTCGGATGCGCCTTGCGCCACCGACGACGTCGTGAACCGTATGTTGACGACCGCGTTGCCACCCAGTTGCTCTGCCTGCGCCAGCATCCGGCGAGTCGCTTCGTCGCGCGAGTCTTGAAGCAGCTCTGTGTAGCCTTTCAGCTCTCCACCGATCACGTTCTTGAGGCTCGCCATGATGTCGCGGCCGAGGTGCTTCGCACGCACCGTGCTGCCCTGAACAAGCCCGAGATGGCGGACCGTGCGCAGGCCGGGCACACTCTCCAGGTTGGTGACGATCATGAGCTCGCGGGTATCAAGCCACAAGCGACCGAGATGGGCAACCGGTATGGACCAGCACCTGGCCGGCACTACAATCCACGACATGACAGGCCAGGTTCGATGCCAGCTCGACGTGCCCGTAGCTCCTATCAAGCGCGAGCGTCCGGAGCACCGCAACGCGATCGCCCTGCGCTGGTCCTGCTTGCTTTGGCTCGGGCGCAGCTCCCTGGCAACG of the Pseudomonadota bacterium genome contains:
- a CDS encoding YbjQ family protein, with the protein product MIVTNLESVPGLRTVRHLGLVQGSTVRAKHLGRDIMASLKNVIGGELKGYTELLQDSRDEATRRMLAQAEQLGGNAVVNIRFTTSSVAQGASEILAYGTAIVVEEE